GGGCCGGCGTGCCGGCCCCCGCGTGGCACTTCATCGGGCAGCTGCAGACGAACAAGGCCAAGCACGTGGCCCGCTACGCGTCCGCGGTGCACTCCGTGGACCGGCTGGACCTCGTCGACGCGCTGTCCCGCGCCGTGGTGTTGCGGCGCGAGCGCGAGGGGGCCGACGCCGTGTCGGCGCTGGACTGCCTCGTGCAGGTCGACGTCGACGACCGCGCGGACGAGGACCGCCCGGAGGGCATCGGGCCCCGGGGCGGCGCGGCCCCGGAGGACGTGCCGGAGCTGGCCCGCGCGATCGCCGCCGCCGACGGCCTGCGCCTGCGGGGCCTGATGTGCGTGGCCCCCCGCGCGGCGGACCCTGCGGCGGCGTTCGCCCGGCTCGCGGCGCTGTCCGCCCGGGTCCGTGCGGAGCACCCCGACGCCGACGCCCTCTCCATGGGCATGTCGGGCGACCTCGAGGCCGCCGTGGCCGCGGGGGCGACACACGTCCGGGTGGGCTCGGACATCCTCGGCGCCCGTGGGGCCGTGGGATAGCGTGTGACCCACGTGCCGACACGCGCCCGGCAGCCCCGCGGCGTGACGGCGCGGCACTGGACGACGAACGACGCGCCCCCGCTGGGGGCCGAACCGACGCGGTGGAGGACAGCGACATGGCCGGCGGCCTGAAGAAGACGATGATCTACCTCGGCCTGGCCGACGGGGACGAGTACGACGACGACCCGCGGCACGAGGCCGTGGACGCAGCCCCGCGGCGTGAGCCCGTCGAGGCCCGCCGCGTCGCCGAGCCCGCGCCCCGGCTCGAGCCGGAGGACGAGGAGTTCGACGAGCCGTCGACGCCCTCGCACGCCGGATCCACGGCCGCCGCCGCGGCCGAGCCGGCCCCGCGCCGCGCGGCGTCCCGCCCCGAGACCGCCGACCCGGGCCACCGCGCCCCGGTCACCCCCATCAAGCGAGCCGCCGCCCCGTCGGCCGAAGGAGATGCCGTGCGCACCCTGTCCACCGTCCACCCGCGCTCCTACAACGACGCCAAGCGCATCGGCGAGGCGTTCCGCACGGGCACCCCGGTCATCATGAACGTCACCGACCTCGGCGAGAACGAGGCCAAGCGCCTGGTCGACTTCGCGGCCGGGCTGGTGTTCGGCCTGCACGGGTCCATCTCCCGCATCACGAGCAAGGTGTTCCTGCTCACCCCGTCCTCCGTGGAGGTCGTCGGCGAGGAGCCGCCCGCCGGCCGTGACGGGGACGCGCCCTACGACAACGACTGACCCGTGCAGCTCGTCTTCGCCCTGCTCTACTTCGTCCTCACCGCCTACATGGCGGTGCTGACCGTGCGGATCGTCCTCGACGTGACGCGCTCGTTCGCCCGCTCGTGGCGGCCGTCGGGCCCTGTGCTGGTCGCCGCGAGCGGCGTCTACGCGCTCACCGACCCGCCGCTGCGGGCGCTGCGCCGCCGCATCCCGCCCCTGACCCTCGGCGGGGTCGGCCTGGACGTCGCGTTCCTGGTGGTCTTCCTGGGTGTCGTGCTGCTCCGCGTGCTGGTGCTGACGCTGGCCTGAGCGACGCCGGCGCCGGCCGCCGGGCGCCGCTTGCGGGTCCCCGTCGGCGCAGGGGCCCGGTGGTAGGGTCAAGCATCGTGAGACCGGCGGTGGCCGGCCGCATCCGATCGCCGGCGCCGGCCGATCCGCAGAGAGAGGTGACCGCCTGTGGTGCTGTCCTGGGAAGACGTGGTCAACAAGGAGTTCCAGCTCACGAAGTTCCGTGAGGGCTACGACCGCGAGGAGGTCGAGGACTTCCTCGACGAGGTCGTCGAGGAGCTCAAGCGGCTGACCGAGGAGAACGACCGGCTGCGCTCCGACCTCGACGCGTGCCGTGAGGGCGCACCCGCCCAGGCCGAGGCCTCGGCCCCCGCCGCTGGGGAGGCTGCGCCGGCCCTCCAGGCCCCCGCCCCGGTCGCCCCCGTGGAGCCGTCCGCCCCCGGGGAGCCGGTCGCCCCGACCGACTCCGCCACCTCGGCGGCCGGCGTCCTCGCGATGGCCCAGCGCCTGCACGACGAGTACGTCGCCGAGGGCGAGCAGCGCCGCGACCGGATCATCGCCGACGCGGAGGCCGAGGCGACCACCGTCGTCCGCCAGGCGGAGGAGACCCGGACCCGCACCCTGTCCGACCTGGAGTCCCGCCGCAAGGGCCTCGAGGCGGACGTCGAGCGCCTGCGCGCCTTCGAGACCGACTACCGCTCCCGCCTGACCGCGTACATCGAGGGCCAGCTGCGCGAGATCACCGCCCAGGAGCGCCTCGAGCCGGCGAAGGGGACCGTGTGAGCCCTGCGGCCCCGCAGGACGCCCTGACGGACCACCGCGACGCCCCCGCCCGCCCGGGCCGGGGCGTCGTCGGTGCGGCCCTGGGGGTCGCGACGCTCGCCTACGCGCTGGACCAGGGCACCAAGCTCCTGGTGGAGCGCACCATGGAGCTCGGCGAGTCGATCGTCGTGATCCCGGGGCTGCTGCGCTGGCACTACATCCTCAACCCCGGCGCCGCGTTCTCGATCGGCACGGACGTCACCTGGCTGTTCACGCTGATCCAGGCGGTCGTCGCGGTCGTCGCCCTGGTGGCGCTGCTGCGCTCCCGCTCCCGCGCCTGGTCCGTCGCGCTCGGCGGGCTCCTCGGCGGCGTCATGGGCAACCTCACGGACCGCCTGTTCCGGCCGCCGTCGTTCGGCCAGGGCCACGTCGTGGACATGGTCTCCGTGCCGAACTTCGCGATCTTCAACGTGGCGGACTCCTTCATCGTCTGCTCCATCCTCACGCTGTGCCTGCTGCTGATGAGCGGCCGCCGGCTGGACGGCACGCGCGAGTCCGACGCGGCCGCGGAGGCCTGAGGAGTGGGCCTGCGTCCCGGTCTGACGGAGCGGCTGGCGGTCACGGAGGACGACGCCGGCCGCCGCGCCGACGCGGTGCTGGCCGACGCGTTCGGGGTGTCCCGCGCGTCGCTCGCCGACCTGTTCTCCCGGGGCCTGGTGCGCGCCGAGTCCCGCACCGGCCGCCGGGACCGCGTCCTGGCCAAGTCCGCCAAGGCGGTGGCGGGGGAGACCCTGGCCGTGGACGTGCCCGTGGACCCCGACCCCCTGGAAGTGAGGGCTGAGCGCGTGGACGCGATGACCGTCCTGTACGAGGACGACGACCTGCTGGCGGTGGACAAGCCCACCGGCGTGGCGGCGCATCCGTCGCCGGGCTGGTTCGGGCCGACCGTGGTGGGCGGCCTGGCCGGGCTCGGGCGCCGGATCTCCACCTCCGGCGCGCCGGAGCGGCAGGGGATCGTCCACCGGCTCGACGTCGGCACCACCGGCGTCATGGTCGTCGCCAAGTCCGAGCGCGCCTACACGGCGCTGAAGGACCAGTTCCGCGAGCGCGTGCCGGAGAAGGTGTACCACGCGGTGGTCCAGGGCATGCCGGACCCGCTGGAGGGGACGATCGACGCCCCGATCGGTCGGGACCCGAACCACCACTGGCGCTTCGCGGTGCTCGAGGGCGGACGCCCGTCGGTGACCCACTACGAGACGGTCGAGGCGTTCGGCCGGGCGACGCTGCTGGAGATCCACCTGGAGACCGGGCGCACCCACCAGATCCGCGTGCACACCTCCGCGCTGCGCCACCCCTGCGCCGGTGACCTCACGTACGGCGCGGACCCGCGCCTGGCGGCCGAGCTGGGCCTGACGCGGCAGTGGCTGCACGCGCACCGCCTGGCGCTCCCGCACCCCGCCACGGGGGAGCGCCTGGAGATCGTCTCGCCCTACCCGGACGACCTCGCCCACGCCCTGCGCGTCCTGCGCGGGGAGGACCGCGGCGCCGCCCCGGACGCCTAGACTGGACCGGTCCGCACGCCGCGCCGCCCCGTCCGGGGGTGGTCCGTGCCCAGGGGTGCGCGGCGGGAAGGATGAGCGGCGTTGAGCGTGCAGCAGGAGACCACGGCCGAGGCCACGAGGGACGGCGGGTTCGTCCACCTGCACACCCACACCGAGTACTCCATGCTCGACGGCGCCGCGAAGCTGGACGAGCTGTTCGCCGAGGCGAACCGGCTGGGCATGGACTCCCTGGCGATCACGGACCACGGCTACCTCTTCGGCGCGTTCGACTTCTGGAAGAAGGCCACGGACGCCGGGATCAAGCCGATCATCGGGCTCGAGGCCTACCTGACGCCGGGCCAACAGCACCGCTCCGACAAGGAGAAGATCCGCTGGGGCGAGCCCCACCAGCGCGGCGACGACGTCTCCGGCGGCGGCGCCTACACCCACATGACCATGCTGGCCGAGTCCACGCAGGGCATGCACAACCTGTTCAGGATGGGCTCGATCGCCTCGCTGGACTCGGTGTACGCGAAGTGGCCGCGCATCGACCGGGAGCTGCTCAGCCAGTACTCCTCGGGCCTGATCGCGACGACGGGCTGCCCCTCCGGCGAGGTGCAGACCCGTCTGCGGCTGGGCCAGTACAAGGAGGCCGTGGAGGCCGCCGCCGAGTTCCGGGACATCTTCGGCAGGGACAACTTCTACTGCGAGGTCATGCAGCACGGCCTCGACATCGAGAAGCGTGTGGTCGAGGACCTGCGCCGCCTGGCCAAGGACCTGGGCCTGCCGTTCGTGGCCACGAACGACCTGCACTACACCCATGAGCACGATGCCAAGGCGCACGAGGCGCTGCTGGCCATCCAGTCCGGCTCCAAGCTCAACGAGCCGACCTACGACCAGGGCGGCTCCCGCTTCGCGTTCTCCGGCACGGACTACTACCTGAA
This sequence is a window from Micrococcus porci. Protein-coding genes within it:
- a CDS encoding cell division protein SepF, which encodes MAGGLKKTMIYLGLADGDEYDDDPRHEAVDAAPRREPVEARRVAEPAPRLEPEDEEFDEPSTPSHAGSTAAAAAEPAPRRAASRPETADPGHRAPVTPIKRAAAPSAEGDAVRTLSTVHPRSYNDAKRIGEAFRTGTPVIMNVTDLGENEAKRLVDFAAGLVFGLHGSISRITSKVFLLTPSSVEVVGEEPPAGRDGDAPYDND
- a CDS encoding DivIVA domain-containing protein, producing MVLSWEDVVNKEFQLTKFREGYDREEVEDFLDEVVEELKRLTEENDRLRSDLDACREGAPAQAEASAPAAGEAAPALQAPAPVAPVEPSAPGEPVAPTDSATSAAGVLAMAQRLHDEYVAEGEQRRDRIIADAEAEATTVVRQAEETRTRTLSDLESRRKGLEADVERLRAFETDYRSRLTAYIEGQLREITAQERLEPAKGTV
- a CDS encoding YggS family pyridoxal phosphate-dependent enzyme encodes the protein MAEPLQDDPRVAEIAAGLDGVRRRIADAAAAAGRADLPELIVVSKTHPAEDVVALAGLGVRQVGENRDQEARPKAAAVAEALGGAGVPAPAWHFIGQLQTNKAKHVARYASAVHSVDRLDLVDALSRAVVLRREREGADAVSALDCLVQVDVDDRADEDRPEGIGPRGGAAPEDVPELARAIAAADGLRLRGLMCVAPRAADPAAAFARLAALSARVRAEHPDADALSMGMSGDLEAAVAAGATHVRVGSDILGARGAVG
- a CDS encoding RluA family pseudouridine synthase; its protein translation is MGLRPGLTERLAVTEDDAGRRADAVLADAFGVSRASLADLFSRGLVRAESRTGRRDRVLAKSAKAVAGETLAVDVPVDPDPLEVRAERVDAMTVLYEDDDLLAVDKPTGVAAHPSPGWFGPTVVGGLAGLGRRISTSGAPERQGIVHRLDVGTTGVMVVAKSERAYTALKDQFRERVPEKVYHAVVQGMPDPLEGTIDAPIGRDPNHHWRFAVLEGGRPSVTHYETVEAFGRATLLEIHLETGRTHQIRVHTSALRHPCAGDLTYGADPRLAAELGLTRQWLHAHRLALPHPATGERLEIVSPYPDDLAHALRVLRGEDRGAAPDA
- the lspA gene encoding signal peptidase II, whose translation is MTDHRDAPARPGRGVVGAALGVATLAYALDQGTKLLVERTMELGESIVVIPGLLRWHYILNPGAAFSIGTDVTWLFTLIQAVVAVVALVALLRSRSRAWSVALGGLLGGVMGNLTDRLFRPPSFGQGHVVDMVSVPNFAIFNVADSFIVCSILTLCLLLMSGRRLDGTRESDAAAEA
- a CDS encoding YggT family protein, producing the protein MQLVFALLYFVLTAYMAVLTVRIVLDVTRSFARSWRPSGPVLVAASGVYALTDPPLRALRRRIPPLTLGGVGLDVAFLVVFLGVVLLRVLVLTLA